Genomic segment of bacterium BMS3Abin11:
CTGTCAGTAAATTCAGAAAAGTTTTCATCATATTTAACAGCGGGTGCCAGCTCAACTGGAGTCGGGCATAGTTTACAGGATGTCAGTGCATCTGCCTGAAAGATGATGTTATGTGCCGAGTCTTCTATGCGATCGACAAAGTAAGGTTCAATGAGAAAACCGCCATTAGCAAATACTGCATAGGCTCGTGCTACTTCAATGGGTAACAGGGAGGCGGTACCGAGTGCAAGTGAAAGGTTCTGTGGTAGATATTTTGCTTTAAAACCGAATCTTTGCAGGTACTTGCGTGCTTTCTCGACACCAATAGATCGTAGCAGACGAATAGACACCAGATTGAGAGATCGCTTCAGTGCCTCTCTCATGCGAGTAAGACCAAAAAATTTCCTACTATAGTTCTCCGGTCGCCAGGCGTTGCCGAGTGAGCCATCTCTGACTACAACGGGTGCCCCGCTAATCAGACTGGCGGGGGAAAAACCATTATCCAGCGCTGCAGAATAGATAAAGGGTTTAATGTTTGATCCTGGTTGTCGTCTTGCCTGTGTGGCACGATTAAATTTACTGGCAAAGAAGTTGAATCCGCCTGACAGGGCCAGTATGGCACCGTCATACGGTCTGAGTGAAACCAGGGCACCTTCGACGGTGGGTAGTTGCGATAGCTGCCATTCAGTTTCTTTATTTTGCCGCAAATAGACAATATCACCAGCAGTGACGATATCCGATGCAGTTTTTGGTTTGCTACCCAAAGTATTGGCATCCTTGTATTTTCTTGCCCAGGAATAGTTTTCTTTTTTTATCTCAACGATTTTTTCCTGCTTTGTATAGGCACCAATAATGTCATTTTTAGTGCCAAGTACGATTGCCGGCACCAGTTCACCGACGGACTGGTATTCAGAAAGTTGTTGATTCAGGCTATCCTTATCTGAACTAGTGTCGACTATGGCGTGGCCTATCGGACCGCGGAAGCCATGTCGTTCATCATAGGTGACCAGGCCCTTGAATAGCGCCTGGTTTGCAGCACGCTGGAAGTCTGCATTGATGGTGGTATAGACATTGTATCCAGCTGAATAGGTTTTTTCTTCACCATAATTTTTGACCATATAGTCTCGTACCATTGCTGCAATATATGGTGCATGAAGGTCAGGCTTAGTGGCGTGTTTTTTTGCTGTTACAGGAATTGTCAGTGCATTTTCATACTGATCCCGGGTAATGTAATTGAGTTTTAACATTCGCCCAAGGACATAATTACGACGGTTTAATGCACGTACGGGATTGCTAATAGGATTATTGCTGGATGGCGCCTTGGGCAGGCCTGCCAGCATGGCGAGTTGTGCCAGGCCCAGTTCAGTAACAGGCTTGCCGTAATAGACCTGGGCAGCAGCACCAAATCCATAAGAGCGGTGACCGAGAAAAATTTTATTGATATACAATTCAAGGATCTGCTGTTTTTCCAGTTGTTTTTCCAGTTTGAATGCCAGTAACACTTCCTTAAATTTACGCGTATAGGTTTTTTCACGTGTTAGAAAGTAGTTGCGAGCCACCTGCATAGTGATTGTACTGGCGCCCTGCCCATGCTCGCCTGAACGGAAATTGGCGAGTATTGCACGCAGAATGCCGGTGAAGGAAACGCCGCCATGCTGATAAAAATTGGCATCCTCTGAGGCGAGGATGGCATTAAGCAGATTTTGAGGTGTATCTTTTATGGCTATGGGCAATCGACGCTTTTCGCCATACTCGGCGATAAGCTCACTATTTGCTGCGTAGATGCGCAATGGGACGCTGAGTTGAATCTGCATGATGTCTTCAGTCGCAGGAAGCTGGGGAAGGAAATAGAGAACCAGCGCGGCGAAGGCAAGAATACCTGCAAGAAAGAGCGCAATAAAGCTGGATAGCAGTCGGATAAATGTTTTATTTAAGCTCATAGTAAGCTGTAATTTTAGACATGGTTGAGGTGATAATTCTACGGGCGGTCAATTCTAAAGGTCTCAAAGGTGCAAAACCAGAAAAATAATTTGAGAAAGAATTTGTCAAAGAAGGCTTTATTGTTCTATAGTTGCATATAAATGTTAATCCAAAGTGGCACCTAAATACCATAAATTTTTGAAAACAAAGGAAAACATTGGGCATTCTATCAAAAAAATCGAATACAATTCTAGGGCTGGACATCAGTTCAACAGCCATAAAGGTGGTTGAGCTGGAGAAAAGTGGTAATAATTTCCGACTTCTTCACTACTCGATTGAGTCATTACCGCAAAATGCAGTCACAGAAAACACTATTACTGACGTTGAGCAGGTAAGCAGCTCCATTACACGGGCTGTCAAGCGTTCTGGTGCACGATCCAGAAACGTTGCCACAGCGATTCCTGGTACACATGTAATTTCGAAACGTATTTTCATGCCTCATGGTCTGCGTGAAGACGAACTTGAAAACCAGATTATACTGGAAGCGGATCATTATATTCCTTATCCGCTTGATGAAGTAAATATGGATTTCGAAGTACTGGGAGCTTCTGCTGATAATCCAAGTGAAGATGAGATTTTACTTGTTGCCTGCCGAAAAGAAATTGTTGATGACTACGTAGCAGTCCTTGAGGATGCAGGGCTGACACCGGTGATACTCGATGTAGAATATTACGCTGTTGAGAATGCATATGAGCAGATAGTTCAGGATTTACCCGGTGGCGGGATGGAAAAATTGACTGCGATAATGGACTTTGGTGCTACTACTCTGCATGTTAACGTTATTCAAAATAATCGCTCTATCTATACTCGAAATCACAGTTTTGGTGGCAACCAGCTTACCGAAGAAATTCAGCGGCGCTATGGCCTGTCGTTTGAAGAGGCTGTGCAGGCGAAAAAAGTAGGTGGCTTGCCGGATAATTATCAACCGGAAATATTACGTCCCTTCATGGATGCTATGTGTCAGGAGGCGATGCGAGGTCTGCAGTTTTTTTATTCTTCTACTCCGCATGACAAAGTCGACAGTATCATGCTTGCTGGTGGTTGTGCACAGATCCAGGGGGTTGATGAACTATTGGCCAGTAAAGCTGGTCTGCCGGTGGATGTAGCTAATCCATTTTCCAGTTTGTCCTTATCACCCAAGCTGAAGGCCCAGACGCTGGCACTGGATGCTCCGTCACTTATGGTCGCGTGTGGCCTGGCTTTGAGGGGGAGCAAGTAGATGTCACAACTAAATCTGCTTCCATGGCGAGAACTTCGCCGTAAGGAAATCGACGCACAGGTTAGAAATATCGCCATTGGTGTTGCATTGTTAATGGCCATTGTTGTCTATTGGGGCTATTTGTACATGAATGGTCTAATTGAAGAACAGGACCAACGAAATTCTTATCTTGGGCAACAGATAAAGAAGGTCGAGGCCGAATTGCAGGAAGTCAATAAAGTCAAAAAGAAGAAGGCTGATCTGATCTCGCGCATGGAAGTGATACAGAGACTACAATCTGACCGAACCAGGATGGTTAAGTTGTTTGATGGCCTGGCTAAGAACTTACCTAAAGGAATGTACCTGACTCTGTTTGGGATTAAGGGTAATCAGATTACTATACAGGGGGCTGCAGACTCCAATGGCACCATTTCAAAGTTTATGCGATTGATAGAGGCGGCGGAAATTTTTACTACACCAAATTTGAATGTAATTAATATCAAAAACGATAAAGGTTTACGAGTAAGTAACTTTACACTTAAATTTAAATTCATTAAAGCCAGGAAGAAAGCAAAGCAGGTGGCCGCGAGTATTCAGGCTAAGCCAGGAGGAGTTAAGTAATGCGCGCGGCTGACTTTGCGTTCAGAATCGACGATATCAAAAATGCTGATATCAATGATCCTTCAACCTGGCCAGTGTCTCTGAAAATGCTACTGATTCTGGTTGGTGCTGGGGCAATACTGTTTGCCGGTTACTGGTATATTATCAAGGATCAGATACTAGAACTAGAGACTCGTGAACAAAAGGAACAGAGCCTGAAAGCTACCTTCATTGAGAAAAAGAAGCTCGCGATAAATCTCCCCGCATATAAGAAACAAATGGAAGAAATCAGGCAACGCTTCGGTTTACTGTTGCAGCAATTACCGAACAAGACTGAAGTGCCTGAATTATTGATTGATATTACCCAGGCGGGTCTTGGGCAGGGGCTAAAATTTAATCTTTTTGATCCTGGCAATAAGAGTGTAAAAGATTTTTATGCTGTTTTGCCAATCAAAATTAATGCAACCGGAACATATCATCAATATGGCGATTTCATCAGCGAACTGTCTACGCTGTCCAGAATTGTTACGGTAGGGAATGTGAAAATAACCCGCAAGGGGGATAGCTTGAATATGGCAGCTGTTCTGAATACTTATCATTATCTTGATGAGGGCAGCACTGGAAGTGTTATAAAGAAGAAAGGTCCGAAATCGAGGGCACGCAGATGATCAGAAAAATCGCATTTCTTGTCCTGTCTTTACTAGTGATTTTGCTAACAGCTTGCCAGAAGACTGAGAAAGAAAACCTCGTACAGTTTGTTGCAAATTCGAACAAGATGAAGGCAAAAGAAATTGAACCATTGCCTAATATCAAACCTGTAGAACCTTTTGCATATAGTGCTCAGGAATTTAATGATCCTTTTAGTATAGAAAACCTGAAACCCAGGCGAGTAATTTCAGCGCGCACAGGCGTAGGGCCTGATACGAATCGTCGGCGAGAGCCACTGGAAAATTATCCACTTGATTCTTTGTCTATGGTTGGAACCTTATTCAGAGAGAATGAGAAGCGGGTAATTATACAAACACCTGAAGGCGCGGTTCAAACTGCAGTGGTAGGCAATTATCTTGGGCAGAATTACGGCAAAATCATCAGTATAGATGAAAATAAAATTGTAGTAGAAGAACAGGTATTAAACTCAGCCGGAACATGGGTTGGGCGTGATGCAAGTATAAAAGTTGATCGATAAGTTGATACTTTTTAAGAGTGTATGACAATGAAAATGACATCGCATATGAAACATAAAAATCAAGCCGGCACTGTAGCTCTTCTCACAGGGCTTCTATTTACACCAGGTATCGAGGCGGCTGAACTGTCAGCCTTACACTGGAAATCCTCACTGGGCGAGGATGCTGTGATAGCTACTGTCGATGAAAGGGTGAAGGTGAAAACATCTGAACTTGATGGAGGAAAACGATTGCGTGTCAGTTTCCCTGCCACAAGCATGGTTGCAGATTTAAAGCCACTATTGGGGAAAGGTCTGGTTAAGTCTGTCGAAGCAGTGAAAGACAACAAGTCTGTGCAAATCGACCTTGTTACCAGTATTCCTGCCCATATAAGTGTTATCTCGATACCCGGCGGCTACCGGATCAGCACGGAGCCTGCAGTCAGCACTGCACCCATTGCCGAATCCGGCCCCACCGTCATCCCGCTGGCTATGACCTCAGACATTACTGGTGCGGCTACCGCCACAGTTGAGCCTGCGGAAGTAGAGCCTACGAATACAATGCCTTCGAGCGGTGCAGCGGTTACTGAAAACAGTATAAAGCAAATTACTTTTAGCCGAATTAGTGGTGGACGCGTTCAGGTGAACATTCAAATGGATGCACGGCCAGATGAACCAGCCATATTTGTGACTAAGAACCCATCCAGAATTGCTATGGACTTTTTTAGTACCCGAAATGGCCTTGGTAAGAATACTTTAAATGCAAGCGAAGGCGTTCTACACAGCATAAATGCAGTAGAGGTTGCTGATCGCACCCGGGTAATTCTAAATCTTGACCGGAATACTGCCTATCAGACTGAAATAACAGACAGTGGTCTAACTTTGATACTTGATCCTGAAGCGGTCAAAGCTGCATCAAGAACGGCGGCAAAGCAGATGAAATTCTCAGGCAGCCTAGTAGAGAATAAGGTACACAAGATTGAAGGGATTGATTTTAGACGAGGCCCACAGGGTGAGGGAAATATAACTGTCACCCTGTCCGATCCAGAAGTCGGTATTGATATTGATGACGAGAAAGGCCAGGTTGTTATTGATTTCAACAAAACAGCCATCCACGAAGACCTGGAACGTCGTCTTGACGTTATGGATTTTGCTACTCCTATCCGGACCATAGATACATTCAGGGAAGGGAAGGGAACCAGGATGGTAATATCTGTCAATGGTGACTATGATCAAATTGCCTATCAGACCGGCAATACATTTACCGTCAGTGTGCGCAAATTGACTAAGAATGAGCTAAAGGTGGAAGATGAATTTGGCTACTCCGGCGAGCGTCTTTCGCTGAATTTCCAGAAAATTGATGTACGTTCAGCGCTACAGGTGATTGCGGATTTTACCGGCCTGAATATTGTGACCAGTGATACGGTAAAGGGTAGTTTAACCTTGCGTTTGCAGGATGTGCCCTGGGATCAGGCACTGGATTTAATACTGAAGACCAAAGGTCTGGCGAAACGTGAGAAAGGAAATGTGTTCTGGATTGCTCCAGCAAAGGAGATCGCCGCACGAGAAAAGGCAGAACTGGAAGCATTAAAGAAAACGCGTGAGCTTGAGCCACTCATTTCAGAACTGATAGAGATAAATTATGCATCAGCCAAGGATATTGCCAAGTTGTTAAAATCGATTAAGGCAATTGAAGGTCCGTTTACAAATAATTCGCAGGGAAATCCATTTTCCTCTGTCTCAGTAAGTGAAATACCAACAGAATCAAACAGTCTGTTATCCGAACGCGGCAGTGTCACTGTTGATGAGCGTACGAATACATTGCTTATTCAGGATACGCCTTCAAAAATCAGGGAAGTTAAGAAGCTGATCAGTAAGCTTGACCAGCCTGTTAAACAGGTATTGATCGAGACACGCATTGTTGAGGCAAGGGACGGTTACAGTAGGACCCTGGGTGTACGCCTGGGGATAACAAATCTTAACAAGAACTTTAACCTTGGTAATAGTAATAACTCAGCCGGTGAGGCGATAGCTTCTGGCACCATTGATAGCGCAACGGCTGCGGGTAGTTCATTTGATACCAATGGAGATTTTCAAGTAGCGACTGACGGCCTGAACGTCGACCTCGGTTCAACCGGTCTGGGTAACTTTCTGGCCAGCACAGTCGCCTTCACACTGGCAAAATTTGCCGATGGCTATGGCCAGGTTCTTGGTATAGAACTCCAGGCCTTGCAGGCAGAGGGCAATGGTAAGCTGATCTCCAGCCCACGCCTGATTACTGCCAACAACAAGGAAGCACACATCGAACAGGGACAGGAGCGAATTTTCACAACAAACGTCCTTGGTGTTGGCAGTGTGGTAACCAAAAAAGCAGTGCTTGGTTTAAGAGTGACTCCCCATATCACACCAGACAATCGCATTATCATGGATGTCTTTATAACAAAAGACAGTTTCACATCACCTACCGAGCCAACGATAGACAAGAAGGAAATTCAAACCCAAATTCTTCTGGATCATGGTGAAACGGCGGTAATTGGCGGAATATACCAGCAGACACTCGGTAAAGATGTGACAAAAGTGCCATTACTGGGTGACTTGCCGGTAATAGGTGTGCTTTTCCGCAATAAGCAAATTGTAGATAATAAAACAGAATTGCTTATCTTTTTGACACCAAAAATCATTACACCATCGTTTGGTCTGCTCGGCAGCTAATGCCCTCTGTTTAAGCAGGTTTATGTTCAAGCACTGTAGCCTTTTTGGGGCGCAGTGCTTTTTTTTATCTGCTTATTATGCTTTTCGGGTTATCATTCCCTTAAGGCCTTGCAGAGACATGGCATGTAATCAAAGTTTCCTTAATCATTAAAAAGTAAAAGAAGTTTCGCAAATGTCTGAAAATATCTTTCTTGTCGGCCCCATGGGGGTTGGTAAAACAACTATCGGATCCCATCTTGCACGAAAGCTGAAGTATGATTTTGTTGATTCGGATACCGAAATTGAGAAACGTACCGGCGCATCCATCGGTCTGATTTTCGATATCGAAGGCGAGGAAGGTTTTCGGAAACGTGAAGCACAGATGATAGAAAAATTAACCCAAAAGCGGCATATTGTTTTATCTACTGGTGGCGGCTCAGTGCTTGACGAAATATCAAGACAGAATTTGCGAAGTAAAGGTTATGTGGTCTATCTAAAAGCATCGGTGGAAATACTTTATGAGAGACTGAAAAAGAGTCGAAATCGACCACTGATGGAAACAGAGGATAAACAAAAGGTGATTGAAGGCCTGTTGGCAGAACGCGAACCGCTTTATCTGGCTGTTGCAGATACTACCATTGTTACAGACGGGCGTTCGGCGCAGGATGTCGCGCGAGAGATATTTAACCAGCATGAAAAACATGACTAGGAGTCTGTCGGGTTTAGCTGTTTTGGAACTAAATTAACGAGATCGAATAAAATGAGTTTATCATGTGAGGAGAATGGTTGTTCCATTTGACGATCAGGATAAGCTCAGTTTATCGATATTCGTGGATTTTGAACGAAACATGTTAAGCCCGACAGGCTCCTAGTGTGATTAAAATGATTTACCCATACACAGAATAATGACGACACTTATTGTAGAGCTTGGAGATCGCAGCTATCCGATCTATATTGATCAGGGCCTGCTGGGCAATACTGAACTGATCAGGCCATTTATAGCTGGGCAACAGGTGATGGTCGTTAGCAATGAAACAGTGGCACCTCTATACCTCGAAACACTTTTACAGTCACTTGCTGGCCTTCAGGTAACCACCCACATATTGCCTGATGGTGAGGAATTCAAGAACCTTGAGGTTCTTGACAGCATATTCGATGCCCTGCTACGGGTTCCATGTGACAGGCAAACTACGATGATAGCTCTGGGTGGTGGTGTAGTAGGTGATATTTCCGGTTTTGCCGCAGCCTGCTATCAGCGTGGTATCCCTTTTATTCAGATTCCAACTACATTACTGGCGCAGGTGGATTCCTCCGTCGGTGGTAAGACAGCGGTAAACCATCCTCGTGGAAAAAATATGATTGGTGCATTTTATCAGCCACGCTGTGTGATTGCCGATATCTCTACCTTGAATACCCTTGATGACAGGCAGTTGTCAGCCGGTCTGGCTGAAGTAATCAAATATGGTTTGATCCGGGATCTGGAGTTCATCAACTGGCTGGAAAAAAATATTGATCGTTTGTGTCAAAGAGACCCTGATGCCCTTGCAGAGGCCATTCGATGGTCATGCAGAAGCAAGGCGGAGATTGTTGCAGAAGATGAGCTGGAGGGAGGTGTCAGGGCCCTGCTCAATCTCGGTCATACCTTTGGCCATGCGATAGAGGCAGGCATGGGCTATGGCAACTGGTTGCATGGAGAGGCTGTCGCCACCGGGATGTTAATGGCGGCAGACTTGTCGCATCGTTCAGGCTGGATCAGCAGGCTGGATGTGACACGGATTGCAGAACTGCTTATACGTGCTGGATTACCTGTAACTCCTCCGGCAGAACTTGATGTTGAGCGCTATCTGAAGCTTATGATGGTGGATAAAAAGGTTCATAATGGGCACATTCGCCTGGTGCTGCTGAAAGACATTGGCAGGGCCTTTATCAGTGATGACTATGACCATGTACTTTTACGAGAAACACTGGCAAGTCGTTCACTTTTCTGACGGACTGATTCCATGCAAAAGCTGGCGCCCTATAGTGCATATTCTGAATACAGTAGAGGTCGACAGTACACAGAGGACTCTCCCTCGTACCGGTCTGAATATCAGCGTGATCGAGATCGCATTGTTCACTCAGTGGCATTCCGGCGACTGGAATACAAAACTCAGGTCTTCGTCAATCATGAAGGCGATCTGTTTCGCACCCGCCTGACGCATTCCATTGAAGTTGCCCAGATCGCAAGATCAATAGCGCGTGAACTGGATTTAAACGAGGATCTGACAGAAGCCATTTCTCTGGCACATGACCTGGGCCACACCCCTTTTGGGCACAGTGGGCAGGATACATTAAACGCCTGCATGAAGGATTACGGTGGCTTTGAGCATAATTTACAGTCATTACGTGTGGTGGACGTATTAGAGCAGCGCTATGCCGAGTTTCAGGGCATCAACCTTACTTTTGAAACCCGCGAAGGCATACTCAAGCATTGCTCAAAAAAAAATGCTGCCGAACTTGGTGATGTCGGGCAACGTTTTCTGCGGAGCAGACAGCCGGGTCTGGAGGCACAGCTTGCCAACCTTGCAGACAGCATTGCCTATAATAATCATGATGTAGATGATGGCCTGCGTGGTGGCCTGATTACCGTTGAGCAACTGCGTGAAATACGGTTATTTGCCATACAGTGCGAGACGGTAAGTAAAATATACCCACAGCTGGATACTCGTCGAATGATCA
This window contains:
- a CDS encoding competence protein A, whose translation is MGILSKKSNTILGLDISSTAIKVVELEKSGNNFRLLHYSIESLPQNAVTENTITDVEQVSSSITRAVKRSGARSRNVATAIPGTHVISKRIFMPHGLREDELENQIILEADHYIPYPLDEVNMDFEVLGASADNPSEDEILLVACRKEIVDDYVAVLEDAGLTPVILDVEYYAVENAYEQIVQDLPGGGMEKLTAIMDFGATTLHVNVIQNNRSIYTRNHSFGGNQLTEEIQRRYGLSFEEAVQAKKVGGLPDNYQPEILRPFMDAMCQEAMRGLQFFYSSTPHDKVDSIMLAGGCAQIQGVDELLASKAGLPVDVANPFSSLSLSPKLKAQTLALDAPSLMVACGLALRGSK
- a CDS encoding Pilus assembly protein, PilO, which encodes MRAADFAFRIDDIKNADINDPSTWPVSLKMLLILVGAGAILFAGYWYIIKDQILELETREQKEQSLKATFIEKKKLAINLPAYKKQMEEIRQRFGLLLQQLPNKTEVPELLIDITQAGLGQGLKFNLFDPGNKSVKDFYAVLPIKINATGTYHQYGDFISELSTLSRIVTVGNVKITRKGDSLNMAAVLNTYHYLDEGSTGSVIKKKGPKSRARR
- the pilQ gene encoding type IV pilus biogenesis and competence protein PilQ precursor, which produces MKMTSHMKHKNQAGTVALLTGLLFTPGIEAAELSALHWKSSLGEDAVIATVDERVKVKTSELDGGKRLRVSFPATSMVADLKPLLGKGLVKSVEAVKDNKSVQIDLVTSIPAHISVISIPGGYRISTEPAVSTAPIAESGPTVIPLAMTSDITGAATATVEPAEVEPTNTMPSSGAAVTENSIKQITFSRISGGRVQVNIQMDARPDEPAIFVTKNPSRIAMDFFSTRNGLGKNTLNASEGVLHSINAVEVADRTRVILNLDRNTAYQTEITDSGLTLILDPEAVKAASRTAAKQMKFSGSLVENKVHKIEGIDFRRGPQGEGNITVTLSDPEVGIDIDDEKGQVVIDFNKTAIHEDLERRLDVMDFATPIRTIDTFREGKGTRMVISVNGDYDQIAYQTGNTFTVSVRKLTKNELKVEDEFGYSGERLSLNFQKIDVRSALQVIADFTGLNIVTSDTVKGSLTLRLQDVPWDQALDLILKTKGLAKREKGNVFWIAPAKEIAAREKAELEALKKTRELEPLISELIEINYASAKDIAKLLKSIKAIEGPFTNNSQGNPFSSVSVSEIPTESNSLLSERGSVTVDERTNTLLIQDTPSKIREVKKLISKLDQPVKQVLIETRIVEARDGYSRTLGVRLGITNLNKNFNLGNSNNSAGEAIASGTIDSATAAGSSFDTNGDFQVATDGLNVDLGSTGLGNFLASTVAFTLAKFADGYGQVLGIELQALQAEGNGKLISSPRLITANNKEAHIEQGQERIFTTNVLGVGSVVTKKAVLGLRVTPHITPDNRIIMDVFITKDSFTSPTEPTIDKKEIQTQILLDHGETAVIGGIYQQTLGKDVTKVPLLGDLPVIGVLFRNKQIVDNKTELLIFLTPKIITPSFGLLGS
- a CDS encoding Pilus assembly protein, PilP is translated as MIRKIAFLVLSLLVILLTACQKTEKENLVQFVANSNKMKAKEIEPLPNIKPVEPFAYSAQEFNDPFSIENLKPRRVISARTGVGPDTNRRREPLENYPLDSLSMVGTLFRENEKRVIIQTPEGAVQTAVVGNYLGQNYGKIISIDENKIVVEEQVLNSAGTWVGRDASIKVDR
- the aroB gene encoding 3-dehydroquinate synthase, with product MTTLIVELGDRSYPIYIDQGLLGNTELIRPFIAGQQVMVVSNETVAPLYLETLLQSLAGLQVTTHILPDGEEFKNLEVLDSIFDALLRVPCDRQTTMIALGGGVVGDISGFAAACYQRGIPFIQIPTTLLAQVDSSVGGKTAVNHPRGKNMIGAFYQPRCVIADISTLNTLDDRQLSAGLAEVIKYGLIRDLEFINWLEKNIDRLCQRDPDALAEAIRWSCRSKAEIVAEDELEGGVRALLNLGHTFGHAIEAGMGYGNWLHGEAVATGMLMAADLSHRSGWISRLDVTRIAELLIRAGLPVTPPAELDVERYLKLMMVDKKVHNGHIRLVLLKDIGRAFISDDYDHVLLRETLASRSLF
- the mrcA gene encoding penicillin-binding protein 1A yields the protein MSLNKTFIRLLSSFIALFLAGILAFAALVLYFLPQLPATEDIMQIQLSVPLRIYAANSELIAEYGEKRRLPIAIKDTPQNLLNAILASEDANFYQHGGVSFTGILRAILANFRSGEHGQGASTITMQVARNYFLTREKTYTRKFKEVLLAFKLEKQLEKQQILELYINKIFLGHRSYGFGAAAQVYYGKPVTELGLAQLAMLAGLPKAPSSNNPISNPVRALNRRNYVLGRMLKLNYITRDQYENALTIPVTAKKHATKPDLHAPYIAAMVRDYMVKNYGEEKTYSAGYNVYTTINADFQRAANQALFKGLVTYDERHGFRGPIGHAIVDTSSDKDSLNQQLSEYQSVGELVPAIVLGTKNDIIGAYTKQEKIVEIKKENYSWARKYKDANTLGSKPKTASDIVTAGDIVYLRQNKETEWQLSQLPTVEGALVSLRPYDGAILALSGGFNFFASKFNRATQARRQPGSNIKPFIYSAALDNGFSPASLISGAPVVVRDGSLGNAWRPENYSRKFFGLTRMREALKRSLNLVSIRLLRSIGVEKARKYLQRFGFKAKYLPQNLSLALGTASLLPIEVARAYAVFANGGFLIEPYFVDRIEDSAHNIIFQADALTSCKLCPTPVELAPAVKYDENFSEFTDRGTPITSGSEINPVENSGSAATEPQTEDRKVPDHAPWAISRENAFLMTSMLQEVIRSGTGRKAKSLGRSDIAGKTGTTNDQQDAWFSGFGPGVETTVYIGFDTPAPMGRREVGGRAALPVWIDYMKVALKGIPEKLIDIPVGIVPAYIDKKTGKRVSEDHPGAMLEYFMVGQEPESGDRTLGNPLNPEEQTGEELPEDIL
- the aroK_2 gene encoding shikimate kinase 1; this encodes MSENIFLVGPMGVGKTTIGSHLARKLKYDFVDSDTEIEKRTGASIGLIFDIEGEEGFRKREAQMIEKLTQKRHIVLSTGGGSVLDEISRQNLRSKGYVVYLKASVEILYERLKKSRNRPLMETEDKQKVIEGLLAEREPLYLAVADTTIVTDGRSAQDVAREIFNQHEKHD
- a CDS encoding fimbrial assembly protein (PilN) → MSQLNLLPWRELRRKEIDAQVRNIAIGVALLMAIVVYWGYLYMNGLIEEQDQRNSYLGQQIKKVEAELQEVNKVKKKKADLISRMEVIQRLQSDRTRMVKLFDGLAKNLPKGMYLTLFGIKGNQITIQGAADSNGTISKFMRLIEAAEIFTTPNLNVINIKNDKGLRVSNFTLKFKFIKARKKAKQVAASIQAKPGGVK
- the dgt gene encoding deoxyguanosinetriphosphate triphosphohydrolase, yielding MQKLAPYSAYSEYSRGRQYTEDSPSYRSEYQRDRDRIVHSVAFRRLEYKTQVFVNHEGDLFRTRLTHSIEVAQIARSIARELDLNEDLTEAISLAHDLGHTPFGHSGQDTLNACMKDYGGFEHNLQSLRVVDVLEQRYAEFQGINLTFETREGILKHCSKKNAAELGDVGQRFLRSRQPGLEAQLANLADSIAYNNHDVDDGLRGGLITVEQLREIRLFAIQCETVSKIYPQLDTRRMINETVRRMINYLVVDLIETSRARLLDSGVSSIDEVRNYPEPILMHSDAVAKESLELKRFLQRNLYEHYRVLRMSKKAGRVINKMFQAFMEDYRILPTQYHELSAELPDNSESMRARIVADYIAGMTDRFAINEYRRLFEPGELT